The proteins below come from a single Desulfovibrio sp. genomic window:
- the hutW gene encoding heme anaerobic degradation radical SAM methyltransferase ChuW/HutW, whose translation MQPQPNQKIYEMPDPGKLSAASGRAPKDLSAFFAKEGVCALSHAFDAKIAMHPGTGGNMIEPESIQSHMDLLLASPLRGKTVAYIHVPFCQTHCLYCGFYNKAYHESDSRLYADALLAELQMWRERKAVQSTPVHAVYFGGGTPTALEAEDLQRILEGVREALPLANDCEITVEGRLTNFGPRKMEACLEGGANRFSLGVQSFHTSIRQSMGRLGSRDDMERGLEQLLSYDQAAVIVDLIYGFPNQTLGLWREDIAVAQSLNLDGADCYQLNVYRQTPLGRGIEQGKIAPTADIPLQSAMYAAAVEDMEGAFYRRLSLSHWARTSRERNLYNLYVKASANCLAFGPGAGGNLGGHFYMNNSNYAEWQQAVRDGRKPLAFVQSPQRHYFLYRSVAECMEQGWMDVKGLERRFALPLGQIWEPVLAQWQRAQLLEWHDGRVVLTMAGQFWQVNLTQLLLNFLKAMLEEKNVAAA comes from the coding sequence ATGCAGCCCCAACCTAACCAAAAAATTTACGAAATGCCCGACCCGGGCAAATTATCGGCGGCGTCAGGGCGCGCGCCCAAAGACCTTTCCGCTTTTTTTGCCAAAGAAGGCGTATGCGCCCTCTCGCACGCCTTTGACGCCAAAATCGCCATGCACCCCGGCACTGGCGGCAACATGATTGAGCCGGAAAGCATACAGAGCCATATGGATCTGCTTTTGGCCTCGCCCCTCAGGGGCAAAACAGTGGCCTACATCCATGTGCCCTTTTGCCAGACGCATTGCCTCTACTGCGGGTTTTACAACAAGGCCTATCACGAAAGCGACAGCCGCCTGTATGCCGACGCCCTGCTGGCTGAGCTGCAAATGTGGCGTGAGCGCAAGGCCGTGCAGAGCACGCCGGTTCATGCCGTGTATTTTGGCGGCGGCACCCCCACAGCCCTTGAAGCAGAAGACCTCCAGCGCATTCTTGAAGGAGTGCGCGAGGCGCTGCCGCTGGCCAACGACTGCGAAATCACGGTTGAAGGCAGGCTCACCAATTTCGGGCCTCGTAAAATGGAAGCCTGCCTTGAAGGCGGCGCAAACCGCTTTTCGCTGGGCGTTCAGAGCTTCCATACCTCCATTCGGCAGTCCATGGGGCGGCTGGGATCGCGCGACGACATGGAGCGCGGCCTTGAGCAACTCCTGAGCTACGATCAGGCCGCTGTCATTGTTGACCTTATTTACGGTTTCCCCAACCAGACTCTGGGACTCTGGCGCGAAGACATTGCCGTTGCCCAATCCCTCAACCTTGACGGGGCGGACTGCTACCAGCTCAATGTGTACCGCCAGACCCCGCTTGGGCGCGGCATAGAACAGGGCAAGATTGCCCCCACGGCGGATATTCCCCTCCAGTCGGCCATGTACGCCGCAGCGGTGGAAGACATGGAAGGGGCCTTCTACCGCCGCCTTTCTCTTAGCCACTGGGCGCGCACGTCGCGCGAGCGCAACCTTTACAATCTGTACGTTAAGGCTTCGGCCAACTGCCTTGCCTTCGGCCCCGGCGCAGGGGGCAATCTGGGCGGGCACTTTTACATGAACAACAGCAATTACGCAGAATGGCAGCAGGCCGTTCGTGACGGACGCAAACCCTTGGCCTTTGTGCAAAGCCCCCAGCGCCACTACTTCCTCTACAGGTCGGTTGCCGAGTGTATGGAGCAGGGCTGGATGGATGTAAAAGGCCTTGAGCGTCGTTTTGCCCTGCCTCTTGGTCAAATATGGGAGCCAGTGCTTGCCCAGTGGCAACGCGCCCAACTGCTTGAATGGCATGATGGCCGGGTGGTGCTCACCATGGCCGGGCAATTCTGGCAGGTAAACCTCACACAACTTTTACTCAATTTTCTCAAGGCGATGCTGGAGGAAAAGAATGTCGCTGCTGCGTAA
- a CDS encoding MFS transporter translates to MTQTDTTTSVEEQKLREAKKATAAAAFGTFLEYYDFSVYGYCAARISKEFFPSDNPTVSLLSTLAVFGLAFIVRPLGGLFFGHIGDRYGRKLSLVATVVLIGVACTAIGCLPTYDQIGIAAPILLILCRILQGFSAGGEIGSAASYIREWAPAERRSLYLSFVPSVANLGKAGAAGLTGLAAYLFVGESASWAWRVPFLVAMPLMLGCLWMRLKIEDTPDFTNMKNEGKLSEAPIKELIHQYPASLCKLFMYSLVQNVGTYCGTVYVAIYMRTVLKMPATEVGFIVLIAVTCAALFIPLFGLITDRVGPVKTLVACYVCYIVLSYPCYAIMGKGFGMAIFALVTTMIPYALCQAGSYSMYPELLPPRVRSTGVSFGHSMGAVLGGATTPFLATWLISKFNDIMIPAYILIFVGALGLINLLILKKADPAEGRRFR, encoded by the coding sequence ATGACTCAGACGGATACAACCACGTCGGTTGAAGAACAAAAATTGCGCGAAGCGAAAAAGGCCACTGCGGCCGCCGCATTCGGTACTTTTTTGGAATATTACGATTTTTCAGTATACGGCTACTGCGCTGCCCGCATATCCAAGGAATTTTTCCCCAGCGACAACCCCACGGTTTCATTGCTGTCCACCTTGGCCGTATTTGGTCTGGCCTTTATCGTCCGGCCATTGGGCGGCCTATTTTTCGGGCACATTGGTGACCGCTACGGGCGAAAACTTTCGCTTGTGGCTACGGTGGTGCTTATCGGTGTGGCCTGTACGGCCATCGGCTGCTTACCCACCTACGATCAGATAGGCATTGCTGCGCCTATCCTGCTGATTCTTTGCCGCATATTGCAAGGCTTTTCCGCCGGGGGCGAGATAGGCAGCGCGGCTTCGTACATTCGTGAATGGGCACCCGCAGAACGCCGCTCCCTGTATCTTTCCTTTGTGCCCAGCGTGGCCAATTTGGGCAAGGCCGGGGCCGCTGGCCTTACCGGGCTGGCCGCCTATCTGTTTGTTGGCGAAAGCGCAAGCTGGGCCTGGCGCGTACCCTTTCTGGTGGCCATGCCCCTCATGCTCGGTTGCCTCTGGATGCGTCTAAAAATCGAGGATACTCCCGACTTCACCAACATGAAGAACGAGGGCAAGCTTTCTGAGGCCCCCATCAAGGAGCTGATACATCAGTATCCAGCTTCACTGTGCAAGCTGTTCATGTACTCGCTGGTTCAGAACGTGGGCACGTACTGCGGTACCGTGTATGTCGCCATCTATATGCGCACAGTGCTGAAAATGCCTGCCACCGAAGTTGGCTTTATCGTCCTGATAGCCGTGACCTGTGCGGCGCTCTTCATACCCTTGTTCGGCCTCATTACTGATCGCGTAGGCCCAGTTAAAACGCTGGTGGCCTGCTACGTCTGCTATATCGTGCTGAGCTATCCCTGCTACGCCATAATGGGCAAGGGCTTTGGCATGGCCATCTTTGCACTGGTTACCACCATGATCCCTTATGCCTTGTGCCAGGCTGGGTCATATTCCATGTACCCGGAGCTGTTGCCACCCCGCGTGCGCAGCACAGGGGTTTCCTTCGGGCATAGCATGGGGGCTGTTTTGGGTGGGGCCACCACGCCGTTTCTGGCCACGTGGCTCATTTCCAAGTTCAACGACATCATGATTCCCGCCTATATCCTCATTTTTGTAGGTGCGCTGGGCCTGATTAACCTGCTGATTCTCAAGAAGGCCGACCCCGCTGAAGGGCGTCGGTTCCGCTAA
- a CDS encoding hydroxyacid dehydrogenase, which translates to MRVHVIEPIDESAMRKLRAEAEVVAWDDPEKNDLSRADAVIVRAASVTREQILAAPGLKVIGKHGVGVNAIDLVTAKERGIPVVYTPLSNVNSVAELVFGFILATARKLRDNMEHIRRGAERIAPATLTGLEISGKSLGLVGFGNIGSRVAQIAVNGFGMEVHVYDPYMKAATAKERGVHLHETLESMLREADYISVSVPLTETTRGLIGSAQFACCKPTAVIVSTARGGVIDESALYEALARKTIYGAASDVFVQEPPTMENPLLQLPNFIGTLHIGGSTHESLVRVGNTVVDDVLAVLHGEKPLYPYAV; encoded by the coding sequence ATGAGAGTTCATGTCATAGAACCCATAGACGAAAGCGCCATGCGCAAACTGCGTGCCGAGGCGGAAGTAGTGGCGTGGGATGATCCGGAAAAAAACGACCTTTCCCGAGCGGATGCGGTCATTGTGCGCGCGGCGTCCGTCACGCGCGAGCAGATTCTTGCTGCACCGGGGCTGAAGGTTATTGGCAAGCATGGCGTTGGCGTGAACGCCATTGATCTGGTCACAGCCAAGGAGCGGGGCATACCTGTTGTGTATACCCCGCTGAGCAACGTAAATTCAGTAGCCGAACTGGTTTTTGGCTTTATTCTCGCCACTGCCCGCAAGCTGCGCGACAATATGGAGCACATACGCCGAGGGGCAGAGCGCATAGCCCCCGCAACTCTTACAGGCCTTGAGATTTCCGGGAAGTCGCTTGGCCTTGTAGGCTTCGGCAACATAGGTTCACGCGTGGCGCAGATTGCCGTGAACGGGTTCGGCATGGAGGTTCATGTCTACGATCCCTATATGAAAGCGGCCACAGCGAAAGAGCGCGGCGTGCACTTGCATGAAACTCTTGAAAGCATGCTGCGCGAGGCAGACTACATCAGCGTGAGTGTGCCACTTACCGAGACGACCAGAGGGCTCATAGGCTCCGCGCAGTTTGCCTGCTGCAAGCCCACGGCCGTTATCGTCAGCACCGCGCGCGGCGGGGTTATTGACGAATCCGCCCTTTACGAGGCCTTGGCGCGCAAGACTATTTACGGCGCTGCCAGCGACGTATTTGTGCAGGAACCCCCCACCATGGAAAACCCTCTGCTGCAATTGCCCAACTTTATCGGCACCCTGCATATAGGCGGCAGTACGCACGAATCGCTTGTGCGCGTTGGCAATACGGTTGTGGACGATGTGCTTGCCGTGTTGCACGGTGAAAAACCGCTCTATCCCTATGCGGTATAG
- a CDS encoding sigma 54-interacting transcriptional regulator, with amino-acid sequence MVHIRREDILFITPSEPITNTISNIFSRIGESFLVYEAALEDAVRLAQSHIDQGQAMVVVSNGGTAALLKAALKTHVLELRYTSVDMLRAVNRAFGLADKIAVVGFESFTYNALALKDFFEKPVVVETLTDLADISERLRQLIARGVKAFVGGSPVVNAARALGAQGVHIDMDPRVIQDAIEEGKRIVSLQKEKDLRLGTINALLNSINDGIIGIDASGHISEINRIGLELLGLRRQDVVGRDVHEVLGMPWESCIQTPENEQASEVCLIGGNSLAVTSVPIHVNGHSRGAVLTLQEVRRIQSLEQRVRKRVRDSGHVAKSTFADVVGKSESLEKAKKRAFTYAQSESTVLIYGKTGTGKELFAQSIHNASARADSPFVAVNCAALPENLLESELFGYVRGAFTGASESGKMGLFEMAHCGTIFLDEISEMPLPLQCRLLRVLQEKEVSRVGDNKVTPVDVRIIAATNRNLAKEVQAGRFREDLYYRLAVLILELPPLVERVGDIGLLARFILHRKSKEQHKPMPPIDPRGMALLETIPWPGNVRQLANVLERAMVIAPHGVLSEDIMADSLRSCHPYEQTCASDVAPVVRQQDSPAASLYSLEARALRDMLRQCGGNRNESARRLGIGRATLWRKMKKFGLFEQDILPETREEPERKNKQ; translated from the coding sequence ATGGTTCATATCCGCAGGGAAGACATTCTGTTCATCACCCCAAGCGAACCGATTACCAACACTATCAGCAACATTTTCAGCCGCATCGGCGAGAGCTTCCTTGTTTATGAAGCAGCGCTGGAAGATGCAGTGCGCCTTGCCCAAAGCCATATCGACCAGGGGCAGGCCATGGTTGTTGTCAGCAACGGCGGCACGGCTGCCCTGCTTAAAGCAGCCCTCAAAACGCATGTGCTGGAGCTTAGGTATACGAGCGTGGACATGCTGCGCGCAGTCAACCGCGCTTTTGGCCTTGCGGATAAAATCGCGGTGGTGGGATTTGAATCCTTCACCTACAACGCTCTTGCCCTAAAAGATTTTTTTGAAAAACCGGTGGTTGTGGAAACCCTGACGGATCTTGCCGATATATCGGAAAGACTGCGGCAGCTCATTGCCAGAGGCGTAAAGGCCTTTGTGGGCGGCTCGCCCGTGGTAAACGCCGCACGGGCTCTTGGCGCGCAGGGCGTACACATCGACATGGATCCGCGCGTCATTCAGGACGCCATTGAAGAGGGCAAGCGCATTGTTTCGCTCCAGAAGGAAAAAGACCTGCGCCTCGGCACAATCAATGCCCTGCTCAACTCCATCAACGATGGCATTATCGGCATTGATGCCTCGGGGCATATTTCTGAGATAAACCGCATTGGCCTGGAGCTGCTTGGCCTGCGGCGGCAGGACGTGGTGGGGCGCGACGTGCACGAGGTTTTGGGCATGCCCTGGGAATCCTGCATCCAGACGCCTGAAAACGAACAAGCCTCCGAAGTATGCCTGATAGGCGGCAATTCTCTTGCCGTTACCAGTGTGCCCATCCACGTGAACGGACACAGCCGGGGCGCGGTGCTTACCTTGCAGGAAGTACGGCGCATCCAGTCTCTGGAACAGCGGGTGCGCAAACGGGTACGTGATTCTGGGCATGTGGCCAAAAGCACCTTTGCCGATGTGGTGGGAAAATCGGAATCACTGGAAAAAGCGAAAAAACGGGCCTTCACCTATGCGCAGTCTGAAAGCACTGTTCTCATTTACGGCAAAACAGGTACAGGCAAGGAGCTCTTTGCGCAGTCTATCCACAATGCCAGTGCCAGGGCAGACAGCCCCTTTGTGGCCGTAAACTGCGCCGCTCTGCCAGAAAACCTGCTTGAGAGCGAGCTGTTCGGCTATGTGCGAGGGGCTTTCACTGGCGCCAGCGAAAGCGGCAAAATGGGTCTTTTTGAAATGGCCCACTGCGGCACCATTTTTCTGGATGAAATAAGCGAAATGCCTTTGCCCCTGCAATGTCGCCTGTTGCGAGTCCTACAGGAAAAAGAGGTCTCGCGCGTGGGCGACAACAAGGTAACGCCGGTGGACGTGCGCATTATCGCGGCCACCAACCGCAATCTGGCGAAAGAAGTTCAGGCGGGACGGTTCAGGGAAGACCTGTACTACAGACTGGCGGTGCTCATTCTGGAGCTTCCCCCGCTGGTGGAGCGCGTGGGTGATATTGGCCTGCTGGCGCGGTTCATACTGCACAGAAAATCCAAAGAACAGCACAAGCCCATGCCACCGATAGATCCCCGGGGGATGGCGCTTCTGGAAACTATCCCCTGGCCTGGCAATGTACGGCAACTGGCCAATGTTCTGGAGCGGGCCATGGTCATTGCTCCACACGGTGTGCTTTCTGAAGACATCATGGCCGATTCCCTGCGCAGTTGCCACCCATACGAACAGACATGCGCAAGCGATGTTGCGCCAGTCGTCAGGCAGCAGGACTCCCCTGCCGCCAGCCTTTATTCACTGGAAGCACGCGCCTTGCGCGACATGTTGCGGCAATGCGGCGGAAACAGAAATGAATCTGCGCGCCGGTTGGGCATTGGACGCGCGACACTTTGGCGAAAAATGAAAAAATTCGGTTTGTTTGAACAGGATATTTTGCCCGAAACCAGGGAGGAACCTGAACGGAAAAACAAACAATAG